The window ggtgcttcgaaacaacgaaccttcgcaacggtgcacagttagggggaacacgtctcttgaaattttagtgagggatcatcttatttatgctaccgtcgttctaagcaaataagatgtaaacatgacaaacatcacatgcaaatcataaagtgacgtgatatggccaatatcatcttgcgcctctgatctccatcttcgaggcgcggcatgatcaccttcgtcaccggcatgacaccatgatctccatcatcgtgtcttcatgaagttgtctcgcccactattacttctactactatggctaacggttagcaataaagtaaagtaattacatggcgttattcattgacacgcaggtcatacaataaattaagacaactcctatggctcctgccggttgtcatactcatcgacatgcaagtcgtgattcctattacaagaacatgatcaatctcatacatcacatatatcattcatcacatatatcattcatcacatccttttggccatatcacatcacatagcataccctgcagaaacaagttagacgtcctctaattgttgttgcatgttttacgtggctgctatgggtttctagcaagaacgtttcttacctacgcaaaagccacaacgtgatatgccaatttctatttacccttcacccttttcatcgaatccgatccgactaaagtgggagagacagacacccgctagccaccttatgcaactagtgcatgtcagtcggtggaacctgtctcacgtaagagtacatgtaaggtcggtccgggccgcttcatcccacgatgccgccgaatcaagataagacaagtaacggcaagtaaattgacaacatcgacgcccacaactactttgtgttctactcgtgcatagaaactacgcatagacctagctcatgatgccactgttggggaacgtagcagaaattcaaaattttctacgcatcaccaagatcaatctatggagtaatctagcaacgaggggaaggggagtgcatctacatacccttgtagatcgcgatgcggaagcgttgcaagaacgcggatgagggagtcgtactcgtagcgattcagatcgcggttgattccgatctaagcaccgaagaacggtgcctccgcgttcaacacacgtgcagcccggtgacgtctcccacgccttgatccagcaaggagagagggagaggttggggaagactccgtccagcagcagcacgacggcgtggtggtgatggaggagcgtggcaatcccgcagggcttcgccaagcaccgcgggagaggaggaggtagagaggtagggctgcgccaagagagaccGGAAAACTCGTGTGTTGGGCAGCCCCAGACCTCAACTAtctatagggggggagggggctgcgccccctctagggttcccaccccaaggggtggcggccagccctagatcccatctaggggggcggccaagggggggagagaggggggcgccactagggtgggccttaaggcccatctggacctagggtttgccccctctcactctcccatgcgccttgggccttggtggggggcgcaccagcccacctggggctggtcccctcccacacttggcccacgcagccttctggggctggtggccccacttggtggacccccgggaccctcccggtggtcccggtacattaccgatagcacccgaaacttttccggtgaccaaaacaggacttcccatatataaatctttacctccggaccattccggaactcctcgtgacgtccgggatctcatccgggactccgaacaacattcggtaaccacgtacatactttccctataaccctagcgtcatagaaccttaagtgtgtagaccctacgggttcgggaaccatgcatacatgaccgagatgttctccggtcaataaccaacagcgggatctggatacccatgttggctcccacatgttccacgatgatctcatcggatgaaccacgatgtcggggattcaatcaatcccgtatacaattccctttgtctatcggtatgttacttgcccaagattcgatcgtcggtatccctataccttgttcaatctcgttaccggcaagtctctttactcgttccgtaactcacatcatctcgtgatcaactccttggtcacattgtgcacattatgatgatgtcctaccgagtgggcccagagatacctctccgtttacacggagtgacaaatcccagtctcgattcgtgccaacccaacagacactttcggagatacctgtagtgcacctttatagccacctagttacgttgtgacgtttggtacacccaaatcattcctacggtatccgggagttgcacaatctcatggtctaaggaactgatacttgacattagaaaagctctgagcaaacgaactacacgatcttgtgctaggcttaggattgggtctcgtccatcacatcattctcctaatgatgtgatcccgttatcaacgacatccaatgtccatggtcaggaaaccgtaaccatctattgatcaacgagctagtcaactagaggcttactagggacatggtgttgtctatgtatccacacatgtatatgagtttcctatcaatacaattctagcatggataataaacgattatcgtgaacaaggaaatataataataaccaatttattattgcctctagggcatatttccaacaaatatgccctagaggcaatactaaagttattatttatttccttatatcatgataaatgtttattattcatgctagaattgtattcaccggaaacttgatacatgtgtgaatacatagacaaacagagtgtcactagtatgcctctacttgactagctcgttaatcaaagatggttatgtttcccggccatagacatgagttgtcatttgattaacgggatcacatcattaggagaatgatgtgattgacttgacccattccgttagcttagcactcgatcgtttagtatgttgctattgctttcttcatgacttatacatgttcctatgactatgagattatgcaactcccgtttaccggaggaacactttgtgtgctaccaaacgtcacaacgtaactgggtgattataaaggtgctctacaggtgtctccaaaggtacttgttgggttggcgtatttcgagattaggatttgtcactccgattgtcggagagatatctctgggcccactcggtaatgcacatcactataagccttgcaagcattgtaactaatgagttagttgcgggatgatgtattacggaacgagtaaagagacttgccggtaacgagattgaactaggtattgagataccgacgatcgaatctcgggcaagtaacataccgatgacaaagggaacaacgtatgttgttatgcggtttgaccgataaagatcttcgtagaatatgtgggagccaatatgagcatccaggttctgctattggttattgaccggagaggtgtctcggttatgtctacatagttctcgaacccgcagggtccgcacacttaacgttacgatgacagttatattatgagtttatatgttttgatgtaccgtaggagttcggagtcccggatgagatcagagacttgacgaggagtctcgaaatggtcgagacgtaaagatcgatatattggacgactatattcggacatcggaaaggttccgagtgattcgggtatttttcggagtaccggagagttacgggaattcgtattgggccttaatgggccatacgggaaaggagagaaaggccccaaagggtggccgcacccctccccatggactagtccgaattggactagggaggggggcgcccccttccttctttctccttctcccttcccttttcctactccaacaaggaaaggaggagtcctactcccggtgggagtaggactccccccttggcgcgccctcctcctaggccggccgcctccccccttgctcctttatatacgggggtaggggggcaccccatagacacacaattgatgattgatctcttagccgtgtgcggtgccccctccaccatattacacctcgataatatcatagcagtgcttaggcgaagccctgcgtcggtagaacatcatcatcgtcaccacgccgtcgtgctgacgaaactctccctcaacactcggctggatcggagttcgagggacgtcatcgagctgaacgtgtgctgaactcggaggtgtcgtgcgttcggtacttgatcggtcggatcgtgaagacgtatgactacatcaaccgcgttgtgttaacgcttccgctttcggtctacgagggtatgtggacaacactctcccctctcgttgctatgcatcaccatgatcttgcgtgtgcgtaggaatttttttgaaattactacgttccccaacacttcttCCCTGTGACAAAACATTTTATTTTGGCGTTGATATCAATATTGACCTTGACTCTAGCGAACTCGCCAAAAAAACCCGCAGGCAACCTTAGCTGGACCTCCTCCACTTCGCCAATGCGTGAGGCCATCCCCCGAACAGCTGCCTCTATCAAGAAGTTATTGGGGAGACGATGAATCTGCGCGCAAACTGCAAGTCTATCCAGCTGGATGGATTCCGGCTTCCTGAAGCCATCATACTCCTTCATAATCACAACATGACCTCTGAAGAGCCATGGCCCCTCAAACATTGCTTTATTCCAGTCTGCTAAACAACCAAATTGTGCCGTGAAGAGGTTTTCATTGACCCTTCTCCATGCACAGGTCTTGTTGGATTCCACGCCGAGCGCATATCACCATACAATGCACTTGGACTAAAGGTCTTGGGAGTATGAACCCTAGCTATGGCCAGCCACTTGGTCGGTGTCATCTAGTACGGGAGCTCCTCTTCCCAGACAAAGTCACCATCCTCTTCTTCCTGCAGGTTCAGCCGAGCCAAGAGTTCTTCCGCACTCTCCTTGCCCCTCCTCCCATGCGATCCTATATTCTCACCAGCCATCGCCTCCAGATCCAATCGCCTGAAGCCCAAAACCCTAGGAAAAAAACCGTCCCTCGTCTAAGCCCCCCGATCTTCCTTTCGACCAAGGTCGGGTAGGATCTCTAGGATCCCCCTTGATCAGCCCGAGCCGAGAGGTGGAATCGAAGGAGGTACGACGTGGATCCGAAGGTAAATTCCGGCGGAGTCGCTGGAAGCAAGAGAAACCCTTCGCCAGGGGAGATAAACAACTTATGTTTTTTTTTGAGGGCCGAGCATAGCGTATAGGCCCTGTTTGTTTGGCCTTTTGCTTCTGCTTTTGCAGCTTTTCCAATTTGGCCAAAAAGCCATAAAAGCTCATAAATAGGTGCTTTTGGAGCAATATTGATTCATCAAAAGCTGTTATATTGATTCATCAAAAGCCATAAAAGCTCCAAAAATACATATTTATGAGATTTTGTGGCTCTTTAACCAAAATGAAAAGGCTGCAAAAGTAGAAGCAAAAGCCTAAACAAACAAACAGGGCATATAGTACTGTCCGAAGCGAACCTAGCGCTATTCACATTTCGCAGCAAACAAGCCCGCTCCTTATTAGTCCGCCTACAGATTACTTCGGCCCAAAAGGAAAGAAAATAGAATGGCAGATCCACAATGAAGCCCAGCCTAGCCACATAACCCGGCCCACACCAACCAGCCGCGAAGCCGCATCGGCGCGTCCTATATATTTGCCCCCTCGCCCTAGGGTTCCTCTTTAGACGCAGCCGCTTCACTTCTCCCAGGTAAAGGTAAGCTCcccccacgcgccgccgccgccgccgcggatccAAAATCCTCTCCCCTCTCCGTTCACCGCCTCGCTTCTCCCCGTCGCTAACGTGGGCTGGGGCTTCTCCTGGTTGTGCAGGAAAGGTTCGCCCATGGCTCCGTCGCAGCCCAAGTCGGGCCTCTTCGTGGGCATCAACAAGGGCCACGTCGTCACCAAGCGCGAGCTGCCGCCACGCCCGTCCGACCGCAAGGGGGTAAGCTTCTTCCACCCCTACATCCGAGACACATCATGCATACAGATCACGCGGGTGCTGTTACTGTTGATCTGCGCGGGCTTGATGCGTTAGGCTCGATTGCTTGTTGGTGGATTATGTGGCGTGGTAGCTTGCTTGCTTCGCTCTAGACCAACGGCGAGTCTTCCGTAGATCATGACTTGTTGCTAGTTTTGGTGGATCTAAAGCATGCTGCCATTTCTATTGGAGGAATTTTGTGTCTTCCCATTCAGTGTTTGGCTGACTGATTCAGGAAAGCTAGTTGGTTAATCTTCTTTGACTATGTAGTGTAGATAAATAAATACTCTTAGCAGACTGGATTTGAGGCGTTCTAGTTTATTTGGAAGACGAAATTCAGTTTAGATTCTGAATGTGTGACAATTCCTTCATTCTCATTTGCATTAGATCCTTTGTGGTAGGAAGAATTCATATTATTGTGATGTTCAATCCTGTTTGATTTTTTCATTCTCATTGTTCTGACTGGTTACCATGTTGGTTTGCAGAAAGGTACCAAGAGGGTGCATTTCGTCAGGAACTTGATCAGGGAGGTTGCTGGGTTTGCTCCGTATGAGAAGCGTATCACTGAGCTTCTCAAGGTTGGCAAGGACAAGCGTGCCCTGAAGGTGGCGAAGCGAAAGTTGGGTACCcacaagagggcgaagaagaagagAGAGGAGATGTCCAGTGTCCTCAGGAAGATGAGGTGTGTAAATTATGACTTCACTCTGAATTTATTGTTACATGTCCTGAGCTTACTTGCAGTATTAACCGGTAGCTTTGTTACTCTCAGTAAATCAGTACTTTAGTCGGTGATAGTTCATATATGATTAATTTTCAGTTCCTTGTGGCAACCTCAAACTTGAGTGTTAATAATTGTGTGGAGTGTATACAATGTGCCTCCATTTATAAACGCTATTTTTTGCGTGATGGGAAGACATCCGAGTCTCCTAGCTTTATGTGGAGCAAACCTTGCATGTTTGTATATTCCTAAGCAAACGTTGCAGATTTAGCTTTTTGGTGTTGAGGTTTCCCCAGGGATTCCTCCATTAGAAGGCAGTCTCATATTCCATCGCCCTTGATAGCAGCGTTGCTGCATTTATACTTTGGGAATTGCCATGAGACACACATCTCTTCTTGCTAGCATTTTTAGTACATGTTTTAGTCTACACAATTTTGCCTTTCTCTGTATAAAAAACTGTCTTCTGTGTGATGGGGGGACATCCGAGTCTTCTTGCTTTATGTGGAGCAAACATCCCATGTTTGTATATTCCTAAGCAAACGTCACAAAGTGAGCCTTCTGGTGTTGAGGTTCCCCTAGGGTTTCCTCCACTGGATGGCAGTCTCATATTCCATCGCCCTTGATAGCAGCGTTGCTGCATTTAAACTTCGGGAATTGCCATGAGACACACATCCCTTCTTGCTAACATGTTTTAGTTTACACAGTTATGCCTTTCTCTGTATAAAAACCTGTCTTGTGTGATGGGAGGACATCCGAGTCTTCTTGATTATGTGGAGCAAACATTCCATGTTTGTATATTCCTAAGCAAACATCACAAAGCGAGCCTTCTCGTGTTGAGGTTCCCCTTGGGTTTCCTCCACCTGATGGCAGTCTCATATTCCATCGCCCTTGATAGCAGCGTTGCTGCAGTTAAACTTTGGGAATTGCCATGAGACGCACATCTGTTAATGTGTCATTTCAAACACATGTTTTGGTTTACACTTTGTGCCTTTTTTTCTGTATATTAACTGCCTTTCATGGATGATATACATGCTAAACTAATTTTCTGATGTGATGTACAGATCTGCTGGAACTGGAACCGAGAAGAAGAAATAGAGCATCCCAGGCTCATGAAGTTGATGGAAAATCTTCTGTTCTGGTGTCCGGCTTTTACTGCATGTAGAACCTGCTAGACTTGAAACTGTTATCCGCCAGCTAAACATTATGCTATGTTGAACCTCCTGTCTTGTGagatttttgagctaacttgcaATGCATCGTTTGCCACCCTATTTCTGAGTTTGCTTCTATGATCTGTCAGCTTGATTCCAACTGCCATTCTTATGCCAGTGGCTTTACAATTGGCGTATGTGTGCGTAATTTCTGTGATGTAGGCTCCTTGAATATGAATTAATTTATCAAACACGCTGTGTTTGTAGGTAAGAAGAACCGTTGTTATACACAAATGCTAGCGATTTATGCCTGGACAAGATCGAGAGCCACATAGTGCTATGCGAGCAATTCGCCTGACATAATGATTTCGTTGCCTTTTTGGCCATTTATTTTTCGCATACATAACGCATGGAGACGTTGTGGTGCTCAGCCCAGTTGACATGCTTAAAAAAACCAAAGTTGATGAAATTTGGTTGATTTGGATGAAATTTAGGCGATTTCATTGATATTTTAGCGAATTTACATAGATTAGTCGTTGTCGCCATCGCTCGGCGGGTTGTCCTTCATGGCGTCCTTGCTGCAGCACTGCcctggctggcttggcgtagctGTCGCTGTCGGAGCGCACGACGACGCCGCCTTGTCGCGGCCGCGCGGCGATTTCTTCCTGTTAGAATTAATTATAATTTGTAATTAGGGGAAAATCTCCCCTTGCCTAAACCATCGTGCGGTTTGTCCCGCACAGACGCCTTCTCGCTCCTGCCCTCTGGAACCGACGCCTCCCTTCAATCGCGTCTCTCCAGATGGTATATGTAGTGCCTGTAACCATCAATCGATACAGAGATTTCACTTTTGATCTCAAACACGTTATCACGCACGTAGAACAACCAGCGAAAGAGAAAAGAAAGGAAGGGAAAGAGCACTCGCCGGTGGTGAGATGCCGAGCCTCGTCTCCTTCCTCCGCCTGATCCATGAGGATGGCCGTCGCTACGGTCGCCGTTTCCACGGACTGGGTAGACTCCGGCGATTCCGTCGCCAGGCTATCCGTCGCGCCGCTGGACGCGACCACTGTGGCGCTAGGAGAGGCGCCCGTGGTGCTCACCACGCCCCGGGACAGGGTTGCCGCGCCACAGGACGCGCCCACTGCGGTGCTCCCCGCGCCCATGGCCATGAGCACATGGGGCTCGACCCTCGGATGGTGGCCGGCCCGAGCGCCCCGATGATCAACGAGGCCGCCGCTGTGCCTGGATCGCCCCCGCGGAtctccgcctccacctcctcctccaccggccGCGTGGCTCCCGCCGGCGAGGCTGTTGGCCCGAGCCGTGGCCCTCCTGGATACGCGCCCGTCCCGATGTGCGCCATTGTGGACGAAGAGGCCGCGCTTGGCTTCGTGTCAGCGCCTCCGGCGTCATCCGCCTTGGAGTAGGGATGGAAGGTGCCGGCGTCAACTCTCCACCACCACTGGAGGCTACTGCGGGCCCAAGCATCCGCGCGGAGCAGCGCTTCGGCCGCCTCTTCGGGCGCGCCGTCGCGGCCCTCGACCGCCGTCCCAGCCGCCGCCCTGGCTCATGGGCTCCGGCGAACCTCGGCTTTGCCACCACTCCGCTGCGCTAGGCCTCCACCATCGCCGTCTCCTCTTCGGATGAGGAGGGCTCGTCGGCGACGAGCCGGTGACCACTAGAGACCGATGGGATGCGGCGGCGGCCGCTCCCCCCGCTAGTAGCGCCGTGTCAGAGGAGGGGATCGAGTGGTGGTGCGGGCGTCGGATTATCCGACCCATATCCGTAACCGCTCTCTCCCCCCTCTGCCTTATGCGGTGCGGCGGCGGTTGGGCCGGCCAAAGGCCGTGCAGGCTCAGGCCCAGGCGCATGCGGGTTCTCCGGCTGCCTCCTGTTGGCCGTGGACTTCattttttttctctctctctctctgtttttaTTAGTCTAGTACTAATTATTGTATATGGTGCAGTTTTAGACTCTGGTTAGTACTGTTTATTACCTAGTTTGACTGCTACTTACATACTAGTCTAGTTCTAGATTACATCTGACTAGGACTTCTGTAATTATTAGTGTGTTTATATTATGTAATGGATTGATAATATAAATAAAGTACCGGATTTTATCTGGGAAGAATGACATGTTCCATGTGTTTACCACATCTCATTTTTATTAAACATGTCTTTGCGATTGAGATCTTCTCTCGCATACCAAACTTGCAAATTTTTGAATATTTCTCCCTCATCTTATTTGGAATCACAAAGTAATGAGTTGTGATCTACTGCATATTTGCAGACTATCCTCTCTTACTGTGAGGTCTACGCTTTGTCATTCTCGACAAGCGATCACCTCCAACGTGTATTCCTTATATCTGAATTGTAGCATACACAAGGTAATGGCGATGTAGCCTATTACTGTGAGATCTAAGTGATCTTCAAAGTGTATGTTCACACAATTGAGGTTGAGAATTTTTCAAGTTCACTTGAGTATCAAAATTTTGCATTCTTATTACACAACCATGATGGTTTTTAATTTACCGATCGTAAATTAATTATCTTTGGTTTCCCATGTAGGCAAAGATGACTGCCAAAGAGTTTGAGGAGCTTGCCCTCAATGGCCACAACTACCCTACATGGGCTATGGACATCAAGATCAGTCTTGCGTCCCGTGGGATAGCGCGTGCAATACAACCCCTGGAGACTCCTCTCCCGGCTGGGGCCACGCCGCTGACAGAACAACAGAACTATGCTGCTTTATTCATCATAAGGCACCATATTCATCCAGATCTCAAGTCTGAGTATTTACAGGAGGAATCTCCTAGTACTCTGTTTCTGGCCCTCAAAACGAGGTATGAACAGCAGAAGGCAGTAGTCCTTCCCGAAGCACTTCATGATTGGACTCATCTCCGTCTTCAGGATTTCAAGTCCATCGGTGAGTACAATCATGCTGTTCATAAGATATGTTCCAAACTGCACTTTTGTGAGAAGGAACCTACTGAGGGGGAGAAGATAGAGAAAACTTTGTCTACTATGCTCCCTTCAGATAGGATCCTCCAACAGCAATACCGTGCTCGTAACTACACTGTCTATTCCGAGCTTATTCACATGTTACTTCAGGCTAAAAAGCATGATGAGCTACTTGCTAAGAATGGATCTCAGCGCCCAGTTGGGGCACAACCTTTACCCGAAGTCCATCTGAATGTTGCAAATAGACAAAAGTTTAATGGTACCCCTCGGGGTAAACAGTCCAATTTCGAGCATAAGCGAAAGCGCAATGGGAACAGGAGATCTAGATACCCAGGCAAGGGAAAAGGCACTTCAAAGCCCAGGTTTGATAAATCTAAGCTTTGCAGCAAGTGTGGATGCTCCACGCATTCTACTGAAAAGTGCACAATGCCCAAGCATCTGGTTATGCTGTACCAGCAATCTCAGGGACGCAAAGCACCTCAAGGGAAAAGGTTTGAAGCCAACTTCAACCTTCATCCGGATAGCGCAAAAGGAGCTGGTGGTTCGCACGATGTTCCTCCTGGACCAAGCAACGCCGTGGTTCCTTATCTGTCTGAGGATACTGCTGAAATGGAGAACACGTTGATTGAGTACACCGCAAACAACGTGTTTGGCGACTTCGACTAGTCTCTCAATATCCTTAGTGATCTACTTAATTATGTCCATTTGTGATGATTGTAATAAGAACATAAGTTTGTTGTTGTCTTTATATTGTATTGTATCAGCACATTTGATATAATAAAGACTGTATTCTATAAGAATGGTTTTCACATTGAAACCCATGAAGACAACAAAGAGGAGTATCTACTCTTTACTAAAGATGACGGATATGGCAAAAAGGTACATGAGAAAATCCCTTCTCTATCGTCTGGTTTGTACTATACGTACATCAAACCCGTGGAACATGTTGCATACAAAGTAATTTTTCAGAATGTTAACGCATTCCATCGCCTAGGCCATCCTGGAATAGGGATGATGAGAAAAATTACTAGCAATTCCATTGGTCATAATTTGCTTGAGTCAAAATTTCCTCAATCTTCTGATTTTGTGTGCACATCTTGTGCCACGGGAAAGCTAATTTTGAGGCCCTCACACCTCACAATACAAGCTGAACCACTTCAATTCCTTGAACGTATTCAAGGAGACATTTGTGGTCCCATTCAGCCATTATCTGGACCTTTCCGGTATTTCATGGTTCTGATTGAC is drawn from Aegilops tauschii subsp. strangulata cultivar AL8/78 chromosome 1, Aet v6.0, whole genome shotgun sequence and contains these coding sequences:
- the LOC109785260 gene encoding large ribosomal subunit protein eL36x, which translates into the protein MAPSQPKSGLFVGINKGHVVTKRELPPRPSDRKGKGTKRVHFVRNLIREVAGFAPYEKRITELLKVGKDKRALKVAKRKLGTHKRAKKKREEMSSVLRKMRSAGTGTEKKK
- the LOC109785258 gene encoding uncharacterized protein; this translates as MTAKEFEELALNGHNYPTWAMDIKISLASRGIARAIQPLETPLPAGATPLTEQQNYAALFIIRHHIHPDLKSEYLQEESPSTLFLALKTRYEQQKAVVLPEALHDWTHLRLQDFKSIGEYNHAVHKICSKLHFCEKEPTEGEKIEKTLSTMLPSDRILQQQYRARNYTVYSELIHMLLQAKKHDELLAKNGSQRPVGAQPLPEVHLNVANRQKFNGTPRGKQSNFEHKRKRNGNRRSRYPGKGKGTSKPRFDKSKLCSKCGCSTHSTEKCTMPKHLVMLYQQSQGRKAPQGKRFEANFNLHPDSAKGAGGSHDVPPGPSNAVVPYLSEDTAEMENTLIEYTANNVFGDFD